CGTTGAACGTGAAGTCAGAGTCCGAATCTGAGGTCTCTGGAACAATGAGTATTCCATTAATAGGAGAAAGTATGTCTAGTAACCTAAGGCCAAGGTCTGATTGTGTGGGGGCGGTAATTCTCGTAATTTTTCCCTTACCGTTATAGCCGATATCTATTCGCGTGATCTCATTATTTACTTCAAAAAAATAAACTTCTAGGTACTGACCTTGGCTAACATCTTGGATCTTTACGTCGGATCCCTTTAATAGCCTTCGAACTCGTCCTAATACCTCAAGTGAAAAGTTTGCATGGGGTGGAATGCCGAAGTTATTGTCTTCTTCTGTGTCAATGGGGTTGTCGCTAGCGTTTATATGTTGATGGTTTGACTTGGGAGTATTCTGGCTGCTTACCTTAGAGCTTAATATATTTGGAGAGTTAACAGCTTTGATGCCAGCACCAATCTTTATATTTGGCGGGTCTAAAAGGTATAGGTTTTTTGATGTTCTGGTGATTGCCGTATAGAGCCAGCGAAAATAATCAGCGGATAGCTGACTCTGATGTGTTTTACATTTTACAAACACGTGATTCCATTCGCTGCCCTGTGCTTTATGGCAAGTAATGGCGTAGCCAAACTTAAGCCTCAAAGCATTAAAATATGAATCTGATCGAAGGGTCTCTTTGAATTCCAAACTTCCGCGCTTTAAATGTGGATGACGGATACAAAAATCCAAATACAAGGCCTTGCTCTCGTCTGAAGTAAGACCTGGATGTTCGCTGTAAAGTAAGTCTTCTAGAATTTTTGCGTTGAAGAAATGTGGAGTTCCTTCTAAGTCTTTAAAGCCAATAATGACGTCTTTAAAAGCTAGCGAAACTGAAATCTCTTCAACTTCGTTCGTTTCTGAGTTCTTTCTGCGCAAGGTTATTTGTCTGCGTTCGGTTGGGCTTAAAATCTCTCTGACCAGGCCGAAGTCACCATTTGATATAAAGAACCCATAAGCATTACTGTTGCTTACAGCCATCACTTTATCGCCCGCAGAAACCTCTGGGTTATCTGGGAAAAAATGCTGTCTTATTTTTCGATTGTAAGCAGCGACATCAGAATTAGAATGCGCAAGGACTATAGACTCTGCATTAATTTTTCTATTGCAGGATTCAAGATATACATCTAACAAGTCTGCATGGCTTACGTTGATGATGTCTGGGAAGCTTGAGTCTATTGATAGCTGGTTAAATACCCCGTTCTTTAAAGATTTACGAAGGTTTATGGAGTTTAGCATGACTCCGCTACCTGACTTTTGACGAACAACTTCAGTCAATTCAAACAGAGTGCTTTTGATATTGTGCTCTCTAGATAGATACTTCTGGTCAAGAGCAGGAGAGAAATTCATCCCGACAGGTGGGAGCTGAGCATCATCGCCAATAAAGATTACTTTTTTTCTGTGGTCATTATGGTCTAGATTTACAAACTTGAAAAAGTCTCTGAGCAAGTAGCCAGTACCGAATCTAAAGAATTCTTCCTCATGATATACATCTGCAATCATTGACGATTCATCAACAATGTAGACAGTATCAGCAGACATTTCATTGACAGCCAGTTGAGCATAGAACTTAAATGTCTCAGACCCATCAAGGTTGTCTTCTTTATACTCAGAAATATCTTTGAATGAATAGATTGTCTTGTGAATCGTGTAAGCGGGAGATTGTGTTTTTTTAGCAATTACTTTTGATGCCTTTCCAGTAGGCGCGGCTAGGACATAGTTTCTTCCAATAGCCCTAAAGTACGTAAGCGATCTATAAACACCATTCTAGCCTGAGCCAGCACGGCCTGTCATAGTCGCCCCTCCATTTATCGAGGGCATTCCCATGAAAAAACAGCAATGGCAAACTCATGTTAAGGCGTACAATAGCAGCGGCCTATCTAAGCGGGAGTATGCTGACAGTCACAAGCTGGTTTATCACCAATTCGTGTACTGGTCTCAAAAATTCAATAAGCCCAAATCACCAAACGCATTTATTCCAGTCAATGTAACAGCTAAGGCTCAACTTCAGCCACAACCTAAAGCCGCACCCGATGTTCCACTAGGTGTCCTAGAATATCCCAATGGTGCACGTCTAGTGATTCACTCCCCTGAATTACTGGCACTGTTACCCAGCCTTCTCACGAGATAATCAGCCATGCTGTTACCGTTCAATACCACTATTTGGTTTTACCGGCAGCCGATTGACTTTCGTAAACAGATCGATGGCATTGTTATTTTGGTGGCTGATACGCTGCAAAAAAATCCTGTTTCAGGTCAGCTCTTCGTTTTTAGAAATAAAAAGGCCGACAAATTAAAAATGTTGTATTGGGAGTCGGGTGGTTTTTGGCTGCTATACAAACGTTTTGAAAAAGGGATATTTAAGTTTCCCGGTGTTGTCGACGAAGCAATGGAGCTGTCCATGCAGCAATTGCAGTGGTTGTTGTCAGGGATTGATTTTACGCAACAAAAACCGCCTGAAAAATGCCAATACACGCGGTTTTATTAACACTATTTTCACTTTTGACTATCAGAATAGTCTATAATAATAGGCATAAAAACACTGTGCAGTCCATCATGACCGACACTGAAAAATCCTTACAGCATCAAGTCGACCAGCTAACACTGGAATGCGATTTATTGCGTAAGAAGTGTCAACAATCTGATGATGCCTATGCAGTGTTAATGGATCAGCTGAAACAAATGCTACGCCACCGGTTCGGTCAAAAATCAGAGCGCTATATCGATCTCGAAAACCCTCAGCTGTCTTTGTATGGTGAAGTAGTTCTTAATGAAGCGCTGGATGAAGAAGATGAAGTCAGCGACAATTCCTGTGACAATGATATTGAGCGCCAGAAAAAACGTCGGGCCAAAAAATCAAGGAATGCCTTTGCTGCACATTTACCCCGTACAGAACAGCTAATCCCCGTTGATGCTCACGACAAAACCTGTCAGTGCGGCTGCCCAAAAAAGGTGATTAACCATGAGCGGCATGAACGTTTAAATTACCAGCCGCCCGTCTATGAAGTCATTGTCGAACTGCGTGAAGTAGTAGCCTGCCCTAAAGGTTGCGTGGGTGAAGTGATCACAGCCGATAAGCCTAAGCATATTCTTCCCAAAGCATCCTTTACCGAATCCGTGTTAGCCCACATTATCGTCAGCAAGCTCGATGATCGTCAACCGTACTACCATCTAGAAAAACAGTTTGAAAAAAGGGCGGGGTTTCGCTTATCTCGCCAAACTATGGCCCGCTCAGTGATTGATTGCAGTGATTCACTACAACCGCTAATCAATTTAATGAAAGACGAAGTGATTGACTATGATGTAGGGGCTTTAGACGCCACTACCCTGCAAGTATTAAACGAACCCGGACGATCGGCGTCCACAAAATCCTATGCGTACTGCTTTAGGGGTGGAGCACCCGGTAAAGACGTCATTCTTTACGAGTACAACGCCATAAAACACAAGCCCTTTGTTAATAATTGGTTTGCGGGTTTTAGTGGTGGGCTGCATTGTGATGGTGATCCGTTTTTTGATTTATTATTTGAATCTGAGGCGGTAAGCCCCAGTTTCTGTAACACCCACGCTAGACGCAAATTCGAGCCGATTGCTATCGCGTCAAAAGGGAATGGACTAGCCAAACAGGCGATGCGTTTTTATAAGCGCCTCTACAAAATAGAGCGCAAGGCCAAAGATGAGAAAATGTCACCAGAGCAACGCTATAGCCTGCGACAACAGTGTTCAAAACCACTGATGGCTGAATTTAAACAATGGCTTGATGAGCATTACCCGACTGTGCCGCCGAAATCATCGCTGGGTAAAGCTTTTGCCTATACCCTTAAGTTTTGGGATGGCCTGTGTGAATTTCTCAACGATGGTCGCTTAGAAGCGGATAACAATTTGACGGAACAGGAAATCAAACCCTTTGTCATTGCCAGAAAGAATTTTATGTTTTGTAGTTCGGTGAAAGGTGCTGAGGCTCTGTGTCTTCATTTTAGTTTGATTAGAACGGCCAAGCGCCATGGATTAGACCCTTATCGATATTACCAGGAAATCCTAGAAGCGATTCCTCACTGCCAAACGGTGGAAGACTACGAAGCATTGCTACCCTGGAATATTGCCTTAGAAAAAGTGGGTGCCATCAATCTCGCGGCCTAACGCTATAACGAAACCTACATCTCGTAGGTGGTTGATCTTTAACAATGTGTTTACTTTAGGGGGTACCGATATTAATACAGGTGCCCCTCTAATGTTGTTATATGTCAGTAGATATAACGGGCTGATACACTCATCGCCATGAAATAACGCAAGGATGCGTTGTATGATCCAACCAAGGCCGGAAGGGATGTCTGGCGGTGATGTGTTTAGCTATGCCCGACACCGACCAGAGCAAACACTGCTTTATCAACTCATCGAGCGCTATTGGCCCGAGTTTCAGTCGCATCTCAGTGAGACAGACCGTTACTTGCCTCGCCATGTCGCACGAGAATTTGATGAGTACCTCGAATGTGGCAGGCTCGAAAATGGGTTTCTGCGGGTCCGCTGTGAAGACTGCCACCTTGAACACCTGGTAGCTTTTAGCTGTAAACGCCGAGGCTTTTGCCCCAGCTGTGGAGCAAGGCGAATGGCAGAAACAGCAGCGCTGTTAGTCGATGACGTCTTACCTTACAAACCTATCCGCCAATGGGTACTCAGTTTTCCATACCCGCTGCGATTCCTTTTATCCAGCAACCCTCTGGTCATGAGTAAGGTGCTGGGCATTGTTAACCGAGTCATTTCAACGCACTTGATCAAAAAAGCGGGGGTTAAAGCCACACAAGCACAAACAGGCGCCGTTACTCTGATACAGCGTTTTGGCTCCGCGCTAAATCTCAATGTCCATTTTCATATGCTCTTCATTGACGGTGCCTACCAAGAAAAACACAACGGCCAATTGAGATTTCACCGAGTAAATGCACCTACAGCCAGCGAACTTAATACTTTAGTCGCTGCCATTAGCCAGCGCGTTGCAGGTCATTTGGAGCGCCAGGGTTTATTGGTGCGCGATGATGAAAGCAGTTATCTGACACTAGATTTACAAGACGACGATGCGATGCATCAGCTTCAGGAACACTCCATCACCTATCGAATTGCAGTGGGCCCACAACAAGGCCGCAAGGTCTTCACACTACAGACAATCCCATCCTGGGAAGATGATGATTTTGGTACAAACCAGGTCGGTAAAATCGCCGGTTTCTCCCTGCATGCTGGGGTGGCAACAAAAACACGAGAACGCAAAAAGCTGGAACGCTTGTGTCGCTATATCTCCCGCCCGGCGGTATCAGAAAAGCGACTGGCACTGACTTCGCAGGGCAAGGTCAGGTATCAGCTAAAGACGCCCTACAGAGATGGCTCGACGCACGTCATCTTCGAGCCGTTAGATTTCATGGCGAAATTGGCAGCCTTAGTGCCGAAGCCACGCGCAAATTTGACGCGGTACCATGGTGTACTGGCCCCTAACAGCAAGCAGCGTATCTTTGTTACTCCCGCTAAACGTGGCAAGGGCAACACTCAAAAGCAGGGCGTGAAGGACGATGAGCCTGCGCTGGTTGATTGCCATCAAAGCATGACGTGGGCCGAGCGGCTTAAGCGCGTATTCAATATTGATGTCACGATCTGTAGCCGCTGTGGTGGTGCAGTGAGGATTATTGCCTGTATCGAGGACCCGTCGGTCATCAATAAGATTTTAGCTCACCTGGATGCGAAGTCTGGGACGCCCGCCACCGTGAATCAAATACCAGAGCCACGAGCACCGCCACAAGAGAGCTTGTTCGATTAGGAAAGCAAGGGAGAGGATGATAGGTGCTGCTCAAGGATGAGGTCGGTAGGATAGGTTGCGTGTCGGAATGCGCAAAACGCTAAAAAGGCCGGCGCATTATTGATTTGTGCTTAATCATTGTGCAGCTAATGGGTTGATAATAACTTGGCGATTGCTAATAGCCTGTTTTTTATTGTAGATTGGGAAGATGACGGGGGTATTAAGAAGATGACGGGGGTATTAATCCTACCTATACCCCTGACCCATAACGCTTAGTAATTTGGCGGGAATACTCTAGGTCTTTATCACCCTCCAAAACTAAAGAGTCGGCAGAAGCATCTAATTTAAAATTAGGTAGATGGCTTGCCAGCCAACCCAAAATTAATACGGTCACTAGTAGCGTTATTAACGGCCTACGCAGGATCATTAGCTCGTACAGTGAAAATAGTTTTTTTGACATGGAGAGCATTTCTCTTGTTATTTTTAATAACGACATCTGACTTGAAGCGAAATACTCAATAGCGATTACGCTGATTAGTATTGCTTGTTGAGACAATAGTTACTTATCGTTTAGCGCCTGCAGCAGTTGGCCATGAATACCACCAAAACCACCATTACTCATGATAACAATATGATCGCCTGATTTAGCTTCAGCAACGAGGTTAGCCACGATGCTATCAACGGTGTTAAACACTTCTGCTCGGCCATCGCTGTCGGCTATGACTTGCTCTAACGACCAATCTAGGCCCTTGGGCTGATACCAAATAACACGATCAGCATCGCAACTAGCGTCGGCCAACAAGGCCAAGTGAGTCCCTAAACGCATGGTATTTGAACGCGGCTCAATAACTGCGATTAAACGCTGCTCACCAATTTTAGCGCGCTGACCAGCTAAGGTAGTAGCAATGGCTGTAGGATGATGTGCAAAATCGTCGTAAACACTAATGCCGGCGATCACAGCTAACAGCTCCATTCGGCGCTTAACGCCTTTAAACGTTGAAAGCGCCTGACAGGCTATATCGGCAGTAACGCCTACATGCCTAGCCGCTGCTATAGCTGATAATGCATTGCTAACATTGTGATTGCCGGTGTGAGACCAATGCACCTCGCCCTGTTTTTGTTGCTTTAAGAAAATAGCAAAAGCACTGCCATCAGCGCTCAGCAGTTGCGCCGACCAAGTTGTATTCTCTTGGTCAAAGACATCATGATGAATATTGGCAGCAGCGTTGTTTAGGGGTTTTTTACAAACAGCATCATCAATCGAACAACGCTCAACTTCTGACCAAAGCCCCTGAGAGAGAACGGTTTCTAAGTTGTCATTGCTCGCGGGCAACAACACCCTGCCCGTCGAGGGGATAGTGCGCACCAAATGATGAAATTGTTTTTGGATGGCCGCTAAATCTTCAAAAATATCGGCATGATCAAATTCAAGGTTATTAAGAATCGCGGTGCGCGGTCGGTAGTGCACAAACTTTGAGCGCTTATCAAAAAAAGCGCTGTCATATTCATCGGCCTCAATAACAAAAAACGGAGAGTCACCCACCCGTGCCGAAACACCAAAGTCGGCAGGCACACCACCAATTAAAAAACCCGGCGCCATATTGGCGTCTTCTAGAATCCAGGCAAGCATACTCGAAGTAGTGGTTTTGCCGTGTGTACCGGCAGCTGCGAGCACCCAGCGGTCTTGCAGCAAATGTTCAGATAGCCACTGCGGCCCGGAGGTGTATTTAAGGCCTTTATCAAGGATATATTCGACGCAAGGATTACCTCGCGACATGGCATTGCCAACCACAACAAGATCAGGCGCAGGTTCAAGCTGAATTGGATCAAAGCCCTCAACCAACGTAATGCCCTGCTCTTCTAGCTGGGTACTCATCGGTGGATAAACATTGCTGTCAGAGCCTGTAACTTGATGTCCAAGCTGGCGGGCCAAAATAGCTAAGCCGCCCATAAATGTCCCGCAAATACCCAAAATATGGATATGCATAATGATCCTTATTGTTACCCTTAGCAGCGACTCAAAAAAACGCTGTTTTTAAAGACCGCAAATAGTAGCACTCAGGTGAGACAAAACCTAGCTGACATGATGCAAACCGCACTCACCACTACACTTAGGAGAGCGTTTCAAAAAAACCGATAACTGCACATAGCAGTAACAATAGTGACTATAAAAAGCTGGGGGGAGTTAACAGAGAGGCTTAAACAATTTAAGTGCCCTACCCTAAGATCAAATCACCACTGACACTTTCTTCACGATAAGAGAGGCACGATTGAAGTGACCCAAATTGCTAAGCTTAGACAGTAGAAAACGAGCCATTAAAATCCACTTTCTCGAATTAAAACGGCCGCCACACGTTTGAATTGCTTAGGCAGCCATGCGCGGGCTTCACCTTGCACGGTGACATCGGCTAACCCCATTCGGGTTGAAACCGGCGGTTCGAGTAAACGGATTCTTACCCGAAATAATACCTGCTGCGGTTGGCGTTTATTTTTGCCGTGAACCACCGTATTGATCGGCCCACCCGATGCGGCATCGAGCATCGGGTGCGGCAAAAGTGCTAAGGGTGATATATCAACCGATTCGACCACACCGTCAATAAAATATGGCACTTGCTCTTTTAATTTAACCCGGGCCTTTGCCCCCACAATCACTCGCGCTATATCGTTTTCGGGCAGGTAGGCTTCGACTATCCAGGCGCTATTATCGGCGAGCACTGCCAATGGTTGATGTGATTTAACCCATACGCCGTTGGCCAAGTAAGGATCAATATCAAATAACTGGCCGCTAAAACTTGCTGTTAACACCAACCGCTGTTGTTCTTGTTGATATAGTCGTGCCTCGGCCAAGTAATGGTCATAGCGAGACATTAAGCCTGTACGCCGCTGCTCGCCGTTACTAACGCCCATTAAACCATTGAGTTCATGCCACGTATGCTCAGCTAGAGTGCGTGCTTTCATTTCTGAATGCGCGAGATCAGGTGAGCGCAATACGAACAAGGTATCACCTTGAGTGACCTGATCAGTCGATGGCAATTGCTGCAACTGGCCTGCTAATGGCGAAAATATGATTTGTTGCCGTGCTGAGTGAACCCAGCCGATACTTGAAATACTGGTATGCCAAGGTATCATCGCTATCGCCAGTAAAACGATAAAAAAACCTAACCAACGCTTTTTCTTAATCACACTCATCTCGCTACGTCGCTGCCACCAAACGGTCAACTCGGCCAATACCGGTCTGCCAATAAAGACAAAAAGCTCAATAATAAAAAGCGCGATACCTGCCAATTTAAAAAAGAAAAAATACACCAGCAATGCAATACCGATATAAACAAAAAAACGATAAACCCAGGTGAACAGTGCAAAAATAATCAGCCAAGGCCGCCAGTTTGGTTGCTCAGTGGCTGGCCAATCATCTTCAATACCCAGTAATGCACGCCTTAACCAAACCTTAGCCATGGCGGCTGAGCGCTCATGAAGGTTAGGCATATCGAGTATATCAGCCAAAATAAAATAACCATCAAAGCGCAAAAAAGGGCTTACATTAATCAATAATGTAAGCACCCAACTGGTCGTGGCAAGATAAAACATCGCCTCGCGCACGGCACCATTTGGAAGCAAACACCACGCTAGCGTAGCAATGATTGCCAAGCCGAGTTCGGCAATAATGCCCGCACTGGCGATCGCCATTCTCTGCTTAGAGTTTGATAGCTTCCAGCTTTCACTGGTATCGGTGTAGAGCATTGGGAACATCACCACCATGGCAACCCCCATATGTGCAACACGCACACCATAGCGAGTAGCCGTATAAGCGTGCGCTAGCTCGTGCAGCGCTTTAGCGATAACAAGGGCAATAGCAAAACCAACTAGGCTATCAAAACCCAGTTGATTTATTAGCGTTGCACTAAAAGTATCCCACTGACGACTAATTAAATAGCCGCCTAAAACAGCGAAAAAAACCAAACTAACCAACATCGCTTTTGAATAGAGCCAAGCAACATAAGGGTAGCTATTTTTGAGTAAGCGTTGCGGCTTAATTAGCGGTATACGAAAAAAAAGATAGTGCTGCAACAACCACTGAAAGGTATTTTTTTTCTGCTGCTGTGCTCGCTGCTGCAAAGCATTAGCGGTTTTAGAGTTGCTGGCTTGAAGCAAATTATGCTGTTGTAAGAAAACAATTAAACTTTCAATATCAGCTTCGTCAACATGGAGTGCTGTCTGTTGGTTAATAGCGGCGATTATCGCCTCGGCTGGGCCTGTATTCCATCGAACTAGCAACTCAAAATCTAACCAGCCAATTCGATAAAAACGATTAATAACTGGGTCTACTATCATCCATGCCGGCGAACCATCACTATTGGCCGCAGCGGGTAATAATTTTAGTTCTTCGCGCAACGCAGGCAGGTTTTCAATCACAACCCAGTGAACTCACGCACCGCAGCAATAGGCCGACGAAATAAATAATATCCCAATACTGTCCAGTCTGATGAAATCCGTGCTGTACCGCGAAGCCCCAAACGTGGCAAGTCTTTGCGCTCACTAAAATGACCAAATAGCGTATAAGCCGAAATACCTTCTGGGCTTTGGCTAGCCTGATAACTGGTCTGCAATAAACTGGCATCTAAAGGTGATAAGGGCTGGGTATGCAAAAAGACGCGAATAGGAGCGCCGATATCTAAATTAATCGCATCGGCCACCGGTAGCCAAATTTCGATGCCCGCATCTTCGGCACTAGCCAACTGCATAATACGCTCACCAATTTGAACCGGCCGACCGATCCAGTCATTTTTGTCGGCAAAAATAGCTAAACCTTTACGATCAGCTTTTACCGTGACTCTCTGCAACAACAATTCAACAGCGCCAAGCTCGGCCTCTTTCTCTCTGACCCTGCCCAGCGCTGATGCCAATTCAGCTTTGCTGCTGTAATCATTAAACGCTTGTTGTTCAGCAACTAATGCATCGGCTCTTGCAATGACTAGGGCTTTTAGCGCGATATTTCTTCGGCTTTGTAAAGCGCTGTCATCCAGTGAAAATAGCGCATCGCCTACCTCAACTTCGGCATTAGGCTGCACATGAATTTTGCCAATAACACCATCTATAGGTGAAGCTACGGCTTTGGCATTTAAGGCCACGACCTCGGCCGGGGCCAGTACCGATAAACGGATAGGGATAAACAACGCTAACACCATAGCCAATACAACCCAACGCAAACGCCCAGATTGAATAAACTGACGC
The genomic region above belongs to Methylophaga frappieri and contains:
- a CDS encoding ATP-dependent DNA helicase, whose translation is MGRNYVLAAPTGKASKVIAKKTQSPAYTIHKTIYSFKDISEYKEDNLDGSETFKFYAQLAVNEMSADTVYIVDESSMIADVYHEEEFFRFGTGYLLRDFFKFVNLDHNDHRKKVIFIGDDAQLPPVGMNFSPALDQKYLSREHNIKSTLFELTEVVRQKSGSGVMLNSINLRKSLKNGVFNQLSIDSSFPDIINVSHADLLDVYLESCNRKINAESIVLAHSNSDVAAYNRKIRQHFFPDNPEVSAGDKVMAVSNSNAYGFFISNGDFGLVREILSPTERRQITLRRKNSETNEVEEISVSLAFKDVIIGFKDLEGTPHFFNAKILEDLLYSEHPGLTSDESKALYLDFCIRHPHLKRGSLEFKETLRSDSYFNALRLKFGYAITCHKAQGSEWNHVFVKCKTHQSQLSADYFRWLYTAITRTSKNLYLLDPPNIKIGAGIKAVNSPNILSSKVSSQNTPKSNHQHINASDNPIDTEEDNNFGIPPHANFSLEVLGRVRRLLKGSDVKIQDVSQGQYLEVYFFEVNNEITRIDIGYNGKGKITRITAPTQSDLGLRLLDILSPINGILIVPETSDSDSDFTFNEEFLNEFHSRITPLVSALGIKINNVESMDWKQRYTFIQSGECAVIDIFYNGKNQFTKYAPVNNSCTSDTLVSEIQTVITEGLSS
- the tnpA gene encoding IS66 family insertion sequence element accessory protein TnpA, translating into MKKQQWQTHVKAYNSSGLSKREYADSHKLVYHQFVYWSQKFNKPKSPNAFIPVNVTAKAQLQPQPKAAPDVPLGVLEYPNGARLVIHSPELLALLPSLLTR
- the tnpB gene encoding IS66 family insertion sequence element accessory protein TnpB (TnpB, as the term is used for proteins encoded by IS66 family insertion elements, is considered an accessory protein, since TnpC, encoded by a neighboring gene, is a DDE family transposase.) produces the protein MLLPFNTTIWFYRQPIDFRKQIDGIVILVADTLQKNPVSGQLFVFRNKKADKLKMLYWESGGFWLLYKRFEKGIFKFPGVVDEAMELSMQQLQWLLSGIDFTQQKPPEKCQYTRFY
- the tnpC gene encoding IS66 family transposase, with the protein product MTDTEKSLQHQVDQLTLECDLLRKKCQQSDDAYAVLMDQLKQMLRHRFGQKSERYIDLENPQLSLYGEVVLNEALDEEDEVSDNSCDNDIERQKKRRAKKSRNAFAAHLPRTEQLIPVDAHDKTCQCGCPKKVINHERHERLNYQPPVYEVIVELREVVACPKGCVGEVITADKPKHILPKASFTESVLAHIIVSKLDDRQPYYHLEKQFEKRAGFRLSRQTMARSVIDCSDSLQPLINLMKDEVIDYDVGALDATTLQVLNEPGRSASTKSYAYCFRGGAPGKDVILYEYNAIKHKPFVNNWFAGFSGGLHCDGDPFFDLLFESEAVSPSFCNTHARRKFEPIAIASKGNGLAKQAMRFYKRLYKIERKAKDEKMSPEQRYSLRQQCSKPLMAEFKQWLDEHYPTVPPKSSLGKAFAYTLKFWDGLCEFLNDGRLEADNNLTEQEIKPFVIARKNFMFCSSVKGAEALCLHFSLIRTAKRHGLDPYRYYQEILEAIPHCQTVEDYEALLPWNIALEKVGAINLAA
- a CDS encoding transposase, yielding MIQPRPEGMSGGDVFSYARHRPEQTLLYQLIERYWPEFQSHLSETDRYLPRHVAREFDEYLECGRLENGFLRVRCEDCHLEHLVAFSCKRRGFCPSCGARRMAETAALLVDDVLPYKPIRQWVLSFPYPLRFLLSSNPLVMSKVLGIVNRVISTHLIKKAGVKATQAQTGAVTLIQRFGSALNLNVHFHMLFIDGAYQEKHNGQLRFHRVNAPTASELNTLVAAISQRVAGHLERQGLLVRDDESSYLTLDLQDDDAMHQLQEHSITYRIAVGPQQGRKVFTLQTIPSWEDDDFGTNQVGKIAGFSLHAGVATKTRERKKLERLCRYISRPAVSEKRLALTSQGKVRYQLKTPYRDGSTHVIFEPLDFMAKLAALVPKPRANLTRYHGVLAPNSKQRIFVTPAKRGKGNTQKQGVKDDEPALVDCHQSMTWAERLKRVFNIDVTICSRCGGAVRIIACIEDPSVINKILAHLDAKSGTPATVNQIPEPRAPPQESLFD
- the mpl gene encoding UDP-N-acetylmuramate:L-alanyl-gamma-D-glutamyl-meso-diaminopimelate ligase produces the protein MHIHILGICGTFMGGLAILARQLGHQVTGSDSNVYPPMSTQLEEQGITLVEGFDPIQLEPAPDLVVVGNAMSRGNPCVEYILDKGLKYTSGPQWLSEHLLQDRWVLAAAGTHGKTTTSSMLAWILEDANMAPGFLIGGVPADFGVSARVGDSPFFVIEADEYDSAFFDKRSKFVHYRPRTAILNNLEFDHADIFEDLAAIQKQFHHLVRTIPSTGRVLLPASNDNLETVLSQGLWSEVERCSIDDAVCKKPLNNAAANIHHDVFDQENTTWSAQLLSADGSAFAIFLKQQKQGEVHWSHTGNHNVSNALSAIAAARHVGVTADIACQALSTFKGVKRRMELLAVIAGISVYDDFAHHPTAIATTLAGQRAKIGEQRLIAVIEPRSNTMRLGTHLALLADASCDADRVIWYQPKGLDWSLEQVIADSDGRAEVFNTVDSIVANLVAEAKSGDHIVIMSNGGFGGIHGQLLQALNDK
- a CDS encoding HlyD family efflux transporter periplasmic adaptor subunit, whose product is MIENLPALREELKLLPAAANSDGSPAWMIVDPVINRFYRIGWLDFELLVRWNTGPAEAIIAAINQQTALHVDEADIESLIVFLQQHNLLQASNSKTANALQQRAQQQKKNTFQWLLQHYLFFRIPLIKPQRLLKNSYPYVAWLYSKAMLVSLVFFAVLGGYLISRQWDTFSATLINQLGFDSLVGFAIALVIAKALHELAHAYTATRYGVRVAHMGVAMVVMFPMLYTDTSESWKLSNSKQRMAIASAGIIAELGLAIIATLAWCLLPNGAVREAMFYLATTSWVLTLLINVSPFLRFDGYFILADILDMPNLHERSAAMAKVWLRRALLGIEDDWPATEQPNWRPWLIIFALFTWVYRFFVYIGIALLVYFFFFKLAGIALFIIELFVFIGRPVLAELTVWWQRRSEMSVIKKKRWLGFFIVLLAIAMIPWHTSISSIGWVHSARQQIIFSPLAGQLQQLPSTDQVTQGDTLFVLRSPDLAHSEMKARTLAEHTWHELNGLMGVSNGEQRRTGLMSRYDHYLAEARLYQQEQQRLVLTASFSGQLFDIDPYLANGVWVKSHQPLAVLADNSAWIVEAYLPENDIARVIVGAKARVKLKEQVPYFIDGVVESVDISPLALLPHPMLDAASGGPINTVVHGKNKRQPQQVLFRVRIRLLEPPVSTRMGLADVTVQGEARAWLPKQFKRVAAVLIRESGF
- a CDS encoding biotin/lipoyl-binding protein; the encoded protein is MNTNKPPVAEKKQAATHQPVPPPRTTAKKNAEHTQLSVLLHLEKRALAAQDNQALCFVIANETHMLTPFRQSLIMDKNISGQFSLRQASGLANIVEDSPFSIWLQSLIASLDISNHQAQSMLVKSESIREDLQTGWLEWLPEHLLIIPVLDVDENVAMLVLYAREQTWSPLDLDLLHRLHDCYAYCYRAMNKRENNLARKLRQFIQSGRLRWVVLAMVLALFIPIRLSVLAPAEVVALNAKAVASPIDGVIGKIHVQPNAEVEVGDALFSLDDSALQSRRNIALKALVIARADALVAEQQAFNDYSSKAELASALGRVREKEAELGAVELLLQRVTVKADRKGLAIFADKNDWIGRPVQIGERIMQLASAEDAGIEIWLPVADAINLDIGAPIRVFLHTQPLSPLDASLLQTSYQASQSPEGISAYTLFGHFSERKDLPRLGLRGTARISSDWTVLGYYLFRRPIAAVREFTGL